In Flavobacterium lacustre, a genomic segment contains:
- a CDS encoding GNAT family N-acetyltransferase yields the protein MSIALSQNTILEDETVLLRPLLESDVENLLEISINEPETWEYSLVRANGKENLENYIQLALKAKANKTDFPFIVLDKKSGKYAGSTRFYDINFEFKTLQLGYTWYGKAFRGTGLNKHCKFLLLQFAFETLGMERVEFRADNANQRSIAAMKSIGCTVEGVMRSHMPTCDSELRRDSIILSILKKEWFERVKENLKIKIQ from the coding sequence ATGAGTATAGCTTTATCCCAAAATACCATCTTAGAAGACGAAACTGTTTTATTGCGCCCATTATTGGAATCAGATGTGGAGAATTTATTGGAAATTTCTATCAACGAACCCGAAACTTGGGAATATTCACTTGTACGTGCCAACGGAAAAGAAAATCTCGAAAATTACATTCAATTAGCCCTGAAGGCCAAGGCAAATAAAACCGATTTTCCCTTTATAGTTTTGGATAAAAAGTCAGGAAAATATGCAGGAAGCACCCGTTTTTATGATATTAATTTTGAATTCAAAACACTTCAATTAGGATATACTTGGTACGGAAAAGCGTTTAGGGGAACGGGACTCAACAAACATTGCAAATTTTTATTGTTACAATTTGCTTTTGAAACCCTTGGTATGGAGCGCGTGGAATTTCGTGCAGATAACGCCAATCAGCGAAGTATTGCCGCCATGAAAAGCATCGGTTGCACTGTTGAAGGGGTTATGAGAAGTCACATGCCGACTTGCGATAGCGAACTGCGCCGCGACAGTATTATTCTGAGTATTCTTAAAAAGGAATGGTTCGAAAGGGTAAAAGAAAATTTGAAAATCAAAATACAATAA
- a CDS encoding DUF6629 family protein: MCFSANASFGAGIILSVIGIASIKKTEKKAQIYFACIPLLFCVQQVSEGFLWLSLTHPSFSILQKPSTYFYLFFAQVVWPILIPFALLKLEEEKKRKIMLRILVGIGLLVSLYLSYCLLFYTSEAKITGYHIRYQQDYPIVFGGYGDFLYSLATIAPAVVSSIKRMWLLSITILVSYLITLLFYVDYIISVWCFFAAIISIMVLYLLNHINKKVFPDHDELHVYSLYKK, from the coding sequence ATGTGTTTTTCAGCCAATGCCAGTTTTGGAGCAGGAATTATTCTATCGGTAATAGGAATTGCCTCCATCAAAAAAACAGAAAAAAAAGCCCAAATTTATTTTGCCTGTATTCCTTTGCTTTTTTGTGTCCAGCAGGTTTCAGAAGGATTTTTGTGGCTCTCTCTCACCCATCCCAGTTTTAGTATACTCCAAAAACCAAGTACTTATTTTTACCTTTTTTTCGCTCAGGTGGTTTGGCCAATCTTAATCCCATTTGCCCTTTTGAAACTGGAAGAAGAGAAAAAGCGTAAAATAATGTTGCGCATACTGGTGGGAATTGGGCTGTTAGTCTCTTTATATCTCTCATATTGCCTGTTGTTTTATACTTCCGAAGCCAAAATAACAGGTTACCACATCCGCTATCAACAAGATTACCCAATCGTTTTTGGCGGCTACGGAGACTTCCTGTACAGTCTTGCAACAATTGCTCCAGCTGTAGTTTCGAGTATTAAACGAATGTGGCTGTTAAGCATTACCATCTTAGTATCGTATCTCATCACTTTGCTTTTTTACGTGGATTATATTATTTCGGTCTGGTGCTTTTTTGCTGCCATAATCAGCATTATGGTTTTGTATCTTTTAAACCATATCAATAAAAAAGTCTTTCCTGACCACGATGAACTACACGTATATTCGTTGTATAAAAAATAG
- a CDS encoding PAS domain S-box protein, which produces MKITFEKKIFLGFIINLLVVIALAWVFISRINKKRDESFDNTLNFTAISLFILSAILLIIVYFIFRSQLRAKKISQDLLFENRQLLQSIIDNTTNPIFIKKINGEYLLINKQYESLFQISNEKIIGKTDHDFLPAAIADQYRSSDLEVVKALKELKTEQSIQQADGVHTYIAVKFPLYDLTGRIYAIGGISTDISERKKLEEELKEVDKLFNMSIDIMAIASKDKFIKINPAMSRILGYSEQELLSHPFLTYVHPDDWVSTKNEINKLEMGAYVIKFENRWICKDSSVKWLVWSASPDLSTGLLYAVAIDVTAQKGNEASLKIADTFFNMSFDILTVAKNDHFIKINPAFTKTLGYTQQEINAIKFMELTHPDDRRIADEVLAKLLKGDPIVSFEDRVLCKDGTYKWLDWHSTIDMQQGILYSVARDITEKVHLENEQQKVINELYENEEKLRLIVENIGEGVMVANADKKIVMANDMANELFGTHEDDKISPNLINHFELYFPDEKTTFPSQNLPMERALNGEVTDDIDVILWDPNTKEKRRVLISGRPLIDQDNNVVAAVVTIKDISKYKQLEEELKETESKYRQLIGFKKGGDNI; this is translated from the coding sequence ATGAAGATTACTTTCGAAAAAAAAATATTCCTTGGATTCATCATCAATTTATTGGTTGTAATTGCGCTGGCATGGGTTTTTATTTCCAGAATTAATAAAAAAAGAGATGAGAGTTTTGACAATACACTCAATTTTACGGCCATTTCATTATTCATTCTTTCGGCTATTTTACTGATCATTGTCTATTTTATCTTTCGGTCTCAATTGCGGGCTAAAAAAATCTCTCAAGATTTATTATTTGAAAACCGACAGCTGCTTCAGTCTATCATTGACAACACTACAAATCCTATATTCATAAAAAAAATAAATGGCGAATACCTATTGATTAATAAACAATACGAATCGTTATTTCAAATTTCGAATGAAAAAATAATAGGCAAAACCGACCACGATTTCCTTCCTGCAGCAATAGCCGATCAATACCGAAGCTCTGACCTAGAAGTCGTCAAAGCATTAAAAGAACTTAAAACAGAACAATCCATTCAGCAAGCCGATGGTGTACATACGTATATTGCCGTAAAATTTCCATTGTATGATTTAACCGGAAGAATCTACGCCATAGGAGGAATTTCGACAGACATCAGCGAAAGAAAAAAACTGGAAGAAGAATTAAAAGAAGTAGATAAATTGTTTAATATGTCTATCGACATCATGGCCATTGCATCAAAAGACAAGTTTATAAAAATAAATCCGGCTATGAGTCGCATATTAGGCTATTCGGAACAAGAATTACTGAGCCATCCTTTTTTAACCTATGTTCATCCGGATGATTGGGTAAGTACCAAAAACGAAATCAATAAACTGGAAATGGGTGCTTATGTCATCAAATTTGAAAACCGCTGGATTTGTAAAGACAGCTCTGTTAAATGGTTAGTATGGTCCGCCTCTCCTGATCTTTCCACCGGATTATTGTATGCTGTTGCGATTGATGTCACCGCACAAAAAGGGAATGAAGCCTCATTGAAAATAGCCGATACCTTTTTTAACATGTCCTTTGATATTCTAACTGTTGCCAAAAACGATCATTTTATAAAAATAAATCCGGCATTTACCAAAACACTTGGTTATACCCAACAAGAAATCAATGCTATAAAATTCATGGAATTAACCCATCCGGATGACCGACGCATCGCCGATGAAGTTCTGGCTAAACTTTTAAAAGGTGATCCGATTGTCAGTTTTGAAGATCGAGTTCTTTGTAAAGACGGAACCTATAAATGGCTGGACTGGCATAGTACTATTGATATGCAGCAAGGTATTTTATATTCGGTGGCACGTGATATTACGGAAAAAGTTCATTTAGAAAATGAACAACAAAAAGTCATTAACGAGTTGTATGAAAACGAAGAAAAACTAAGGTTAATTGTCGAAAATATTGGTGAAGGCGTTATGGTTGCCAATGCCGATAAAAAAATCGTCATGGCTAATGATATGGCCAATGAACTTTTTGGAACTCATGAAGATGATAAAATATCCCCTAATTTAATCAACCATTTCGAACTCTATTTCCCGGATGAGAAAACAACTTTTCCTTCTCAAAATTTACCAATGGAACGCGCTTTAAACGGTGAAGTGACGGATGATATCGATGTTATTCTTTGGGACCCGAACACAAAGGAAAAAAGACGGGTACTCATCAGCGGAAGACCATTAATAGATCAGGATAACAATGTAGTGGCAGCTGTGGTGACCATTAAAGACATCAGTAAATACAAACAACTGGAAGAAGAATTAAAAGAAACCGAATCAAAATACAGACAATTAATTGGCTTCAAGAAAGGCGGCGACAACATTTAA